In Procambarus clarkii isolate CNS0578487 chromosome 50, FALCON_Pclarkii_2.0, whole genome shotgun sequence, one genomic interval encodes:
- the LOC138351556 gene encoding uncharacterized protein translates to MHQTLKQMLRTSCMETGRDWDDGPPLMLMALRDTYQEYLGCSPNSLVFGHEVRNPLTILRDKVVGNPKSVVQLNYIHDLQDKLNKNRAKALIHLKEAQGKMKAQYDKKTEQRHFEAGDKVVVLMARQGPALLHRFQGPNTVIKKLSPTNYVIQTPDLKRKEIVVHVNRMKLTQKGSTNTNQVLSVANVPGNPCQCVA, encoded by the coding sequence ATGCACCAAACCCTTAAGCAAATGCTGAGAACCAGTTGCATGGAAACTGGCAGAGACTGGGATGATGGTCCTCCACTGATGCTCATGGCACTGAGGGATACTTATCAGGAGTACCTGGGGTGTTCACCCAACTCATTAGTTTTTGGCCATGAGGTGAGAAATCCACTAACCATCTTAAGAGATAAGGTGGTCGGAAATCCAAAGAGTGTTGTACAGTTAAACTATATTCATGACTtacaagataagttaaataaaaaCAGGGCTAAAGCCTTAATTCATCTTAAAGAAGCTCAAGGAAAAATGAAGGCACAGTACGATAAAAAGACAGAGCAACGACATTTTGAGGCAGGTGATAAAGTGGTGGTACTAATGGCACGACAGGGACCAGCATTGTTGCATAGGTTCCAAGGTCCCAATACAGTGATAAAGAAACTCAGTCCCACCAATTATGTAATCCAAACACCTGATCTCAAGAGAAAGGAAATAGTAGTGCATGTGAATAGGATGAAACTAACACAGAAGGGAAGTACCAATACCAACCAGGTGCTTAGTGTAGCCAATGTTCCTGGaaatccctgccagtgtgttgcttga